A genome region from Arthrobacter sp. V1I9 includes the following:
- a CDS encoding NAD kinase: protein MSRRVLVLAHTGREESLKAAWEACVQLQASGIVPVMQESELGDMERFFGHLAQPVEVLHDHVQLPDVELVMVLGGDGTILRAAELVREVDVPLLGVNLGHVGFLAESERADLAQTVEWIASREYTVEERMTIDVQVWVRGQKIWHTWALNEAAIEKANRERMLEVVTEVDQRPLTSFGCDGIVVATPTGSTAYAFSAGGPVVWPEVEALVIVPISAHALFAKPLVVSPRSRLAVEVLSRTDAQGVLWCDGRRSVDLPPGARVEVTKSATPVRLARTHQTPFSARLVRKFELPIHGWRGPVPKAEAIHTGPIPIVRTPRPMPPLQLPHSGQPDIDPDPSTAK, encoded by the coding sequence ATGAGCAGGCGTGTACTGGTCCTCGCCCACACCGGCCGCGAGGAATCCTTGAAGGCCGCCTGGGAGGCCTGCGTCCAGCTGCAGGCCTCCGGGATTGTCCCGGTGATGCAGGAGTCCGAGCTGGGTGACATGGAACGGTTCTTCGGGCACCTCGCCCAGCCGGTTGAAGTCCTCCACGACCACGTCCAGCTCCCGGACGTTGAACTGGTGATGGTCCTCGGCGGTGACGGCACCATCCTTCGCGCCGCTGAGCTGGTACGGGAGGTGGACGTGCCGCTGCTGGGTGTGAACCTTGGCCACGTAGGTTTCCTTGCCGAAAGTGAACGGGCGGACCTCGCCCAGACCGTCGAGTGGATCGCCAGCCGCGAGTACACGGTGGAAGAGCGCATGACCATCGACGTGCAGGTGTGGGTCCGCGGCCAGAAGATCTGGCATACCTGGGCGCTCAACGAGGCCGCGATCGAGAAGGCCAACCGGGAACGCATGCTCGAGGTGGTCACCGAGGTGGACCAACGACCACTCACGTCCTTCGGCTGCGACGGCATTGTGGTGGCTACCCCTACGGGGTCCACGGCCTACGCGTTTTCCGCGGGTGGTCCCGTGGTCTGGCCGGAGGTGGAGGCCCTCGTCATTGTTCCCATCAGCGCCCACGCACTCTTCGCCAAGCCGCTGGTGGTGTCGCCCCGCTCCCGCCTCGCCGTCGAAGTCCTCAGCCGCACAGATGCCCAGGGTGTCCTCTGGTGTGATGGCCGGCGCTCCGTGGACCTGCCGCCAGGCGCCAGGGTGGAAGTCACGAAGTCAGCCACTCCTGTGCGGCTGGCCCGCACCCATCAGACCCCGTTCTCGGCCCGGCTGGTGCGGAAGTTCGAACTGCCCATCCACGGCTGGCGGGGGCCTGTCCCCAAGGCAGAAGCCATCCACACCGGCCCCATTCCCATCGTCCGCACTCCGCGGCCCATGCCGCCCCTTCAGCTGCCGCACAGCGGCCAGCCCGACATTGACCCCGATCCCTCAACCGCAAAGTGA
- a CDS encoding TlyA family RNA methyltransferase, which translates to MPVRLDQALVARGLARSRTHAATLIAEGKVSSAGQVLGKASLQVTEDKDLVVQHDEQDTYVSRAGHKLAGALDAFPEVSPTGKRCLDAGASTGGFTDVLLRRGAALVVAVDVGHGQLVPRLREDPRVEVHEGLNVRYMNPEDIGGPAALTVADLSFISLSLVVQPLAECTEPGGDLVLMVKPQFEIGKDRLGRTGVVTSERERRMAVEKVARAAQDAGLELHGLAQSPLPGQDGNVEYFLWIKRRISQELPKIEERDAAAAALLGRIWHNH; encoded by the coding sequence ATGCCGGTGCGCCTTGACCAGGCATTGGTTGCGCGCGGCCTTGCCCGGTCCCGCACGCACGCCGCCACGCTGATAGCCGAAGGAAAAGTAAGCTCTGCCGGCCAAGTGCTCGGCAAGGCATCACTCCAGGTGACCGAGGACAAGGACCTCGTGGTCCAGCACGACGAGCAGGACACCTACGTGAGCCGCGCCGGGCATAAACTGGCCGGCGCACTGGATGCGTTCCCTGAGGTTTCGCCGACCGGGAAAAGGTGCCTTGATGCCGGTGCCTCCACCGGCGGCTTTACTGATGTCCTGCTCCGGCGCGGCGCCGCGCTCGTGGTGGCGGTCGACGTCGGGCACGGCCAGCTGGTGCCCCGGCTGCGGGAAGATCCCCGCGTGGAAGTCCACGAAGGACTCAACGTGCGGTACATGAACCCCGAAGATATCGGCGGCCCGGCAGCGCTCACCGTGGCTGACCTGTCCTTTATTTCGCTGAGCCTGGTGGTGCAGCCGCTGGCGGAGTGCACCGAACCCGGCGGTGACCTGGTGCTGATGGTGAAGCCGCAATTCGAAATTGGCAAGGACCGGCTGGGGCGCACCGGTGTGGTGACCTCGGAGCGGGAACGCCGGATGGCGGTGGAAAAAGTGGCCCGGGCAGCGCAGGACGCAGGCCTCGAGCTCCACGGCCTTGCGCAGAGCCCGCTGCCGGGCCAGGACGGAAACGTCGAATACTTCCTGTGGATAAAACGCAGGATCAGCCAAGAGTTGCCTAAGATCGAAGAGCGAGACGCAGCCGCCGCTGCCTTGCTCGGACGTATCTGGCACAACCACTAG
- a CDS encoding HAD-IIA family hydrolase encodes MTEATLISRFDALLADLDGVVYAGAHAIPAAVESLQQLAGLGVGLGYVTNNASRSPADVAAHLRELGAPADDNQVVSSSQAAAELLASELAPGSKVLITGSPALAREIELVGLAPVYGQDEEPVAVVQGFNPAIGWKELAEAAYVVSAGAVWVATNTDMSIPQARGIAPGNGTLVAAVTAATGQMPRVAGKPEAPLFHSAAKRLAAERPLVVGDRLDTDILGGNNAGFATVAVLTGVDTRQTILAARSAERPDYIISSLADLHRAYPAVTENDGTYTCGEATARVANGAVGIIGSQDNLDSWRAACAAWWAATPDASSPQAPQLVWMDH; translated from the coding sequence ATGACTGAAGCGACCCTGATTTCCCGGTTCGATGCATTGCTCGCCGATCTGGATGGCGTGGTCTATGCAGGCGCGCACGCCATCCCGGCTGCGGTGGAATCACTCCAGCAGCTGGCGGGCCTGGGCGTGGGCCTCGGCTACGTGACGAACAATGCGTCGCGGAGCCCCGCCGACGTTGCAGCCCACCTCCGGGAACTTGGCGCACCCGCCGATGACAACCAGGTGGTCAGTTCCTCGCAGGCCGCTGCGGAGCTGCTCGCCTCGGAACTGGCCCCAGGATCCAAAGTGCTGATCACCGGAAGTCCGGCGCTTGCCCGGGAGATCGAACTGGTGGGCCTGGCACCCGTGTACGGCCAGGACGAGGAGCCCGTGGCGGTGGTCCAGGGCTTCAACCCGGCCATCGGCTGGAAGGAACTCGCCGAGGCAGCCTACGTGGTGTCGGCCGGAGCAGTGTGGGTGGCCACCAACACGGACATGTCCATCCCGCAGGCCCGCGGCATCGCGCCCGGCAACGGCACCCTTGTCGCCGCAGTCACCGCGGCCACAGGCCAGATGCCGCGTGTCGCCGGTAAACCGGAAGCCCCGCTCTTCCACTCCGCCGCCAAGCGGCTGGCGGCGGAGCGTCCCCTGGTGGTGGGGGACCGGCTGGACACAGACATCCTGGGTGGGAACAACGCAGGCTTCGCCACGGTGGCGGTGCTGACCGGCGTCGACACCCGGCAGACCATCCTGGCTGCCCGGTCCGCCGAGCGCCCCGACTACATCATCAGCTCCCTGGCTGACCTTCACCGCGCGTACCCGGCCGTCACGGAAAATGACGGTACCTACACATGTGGCGAGGCGACGGCCCGCGTGGCCAACGGTGCCGTGGGCATCATTGGCAGCCAGGACAATCTCGATTCCTGGCGGGCGGCGTGTGCCGCGTGGTGGGCAGCCACCCCGGATGCGTCCTCCCCTCAGGCGCCGCAGCTCGTGTGGATGGATCACTAG
- a CDS encoding ISL3 family transposase, giving the protein MIEPTSPRPDAATAIFNLPDYRVTGAEILAFGQRRIHVDATAEAGCPSCGVIGTRVHSRRPQRLRDIPVAGPVEVVWAKRRFFCDEYLCPRRTFTEETAQVPRRARSTRRLRDALVAAVIGSGRAAAEAASSFGVSWWLVQRALDSAALTLPDVDALAPRMLGIDEHRYRSMRFFRDPVTKAWKRYEPWMTTIVDLDTGQVLGIVDGRDSEGVGDWLFARPLQWRLGVQVVAIDPSAAFRKALRMWLPRTAVSVDAFHLFKLGNDMLTEVRQRLTQQVHGRRGRSIDPVWANRRLLLRAGDTLSDRARDRLNTVFTTDDATGKMQAAWLVKEQLRTLLATGSLADAAAAKDRLKELVERAAQPETTRLWRTVCRWWKEIEVLIVTGATTAKVEANNTAIKHIKRTGRGFTNARNYKTRILLRSAARTAA; this is encoded by the coding sequence TTGATTGAGCCTACTTCCCCGCGCCCCGATGCTGCCACCGCCATCTTCAACCTGCCCGACTACCGCGTCACCGGTGCCGAGATTCTTGCATTCGGTCAGCGACGGATTCACGTCGATGCCACCGCCGAGGCCGGCTGCCCGTCGTGCGGAGTGATCGGCACCCGCGTGCATTCTCGCCGACCCCAACGCCTGCGTGACATCCCTGTCGCCGGCCCGGTCGAAGTGGTCTGGGCCAAGCGGAGATTCTTCTGCGATGAGTACCTGTGCCCGCGCAGGACATTCACCGAGGAAACAGCCCAGGTTCCGCGCCGGGCACGGTCCACCCGCCGGCTCCGGGACGCCCTGGTAGCCGCAGTGATCGGATCCGGCAGAGCCGCCGCGGAGGCGGCCTCCTCGTTCGGTGTCTCATGGTGGCTGGTGCAGCGGGCTCTGGACTCCGCAGCGTTGACGCTGCCTGACGTCGATGCCCTGGCACCGCGGATGCTCGGCATTGATGAGCACCGCTACCGGTCGATGCGGTTCTTCCGCGACCCAGTCACCAAGGCTTGGAAACGCTACGAACCCTGGATGACCACCATCGTCGATCTGGACACCGGACAAGTCCTGGGAATCGTGGACGGCCGTGACAGTGAGGGCGTCGGCGACTGGCTGTTCGCCCGGCCGCTTCAGTGGCGCCTGGGCGTGCAGGTCGTCGCCATCGACCCCTCGGCGGCGTTCCGCAAGGCCCTGCGGATGTGGCTTCCCCGCACCGCTGTCTCGGTCGACGCGTTTCACCTGTTCAAGCTCGGCAACGACATGCTCACCGAGGTCCGGCAGCGGCTCACCCAGCAGGTCCATGGTCGGCGGGGACGGTCCATCGATCCGGTCTGGGCCAACAGGAGGCTGCTCCTGCGCGCCGGCGACACACTTTCGGACCGGGCACGGGACAGGCTCAACACGGTGTTCACGACTGACGACGCCACGGGGAAGATGCAGGCGGCCTGGCTGGTCAAAGAGCAGCTCCGGACACTGCTAGCCACCGGATCCCTCGCAGACGCGGCCGCTGCAAAAGACCGCCTGAAGGAACTCGTCGAACGTGCCGCGCAACCGGAAACGACCCGGCTCTGGCGCACGGTCTGCCGTTGGTGGAAAGAGATTGAAGTCCTCATCGTCACCGGTGCGACAACAGCAAAAGTGGAAGCCAATAACACCGCGATCAAACACATCAAAAGGACAGGCCGGGGATTCACCAACGCACGCAACTACAAAACGCGTATCCTGTTGCGCAGTGCCGCCAGAACAGCGGCATGA
- the tyrS gene encoding tyrosine--tRNA ligase: MPELNSLESQHNDPTFANVWQELKWRGLVHVSTDEAELEKLLAGGPVTYYCGFDPTAPSLHLGNLVQLLVMRRLQLAGHKPLGLVGGSTGMIGDPRPTAERTLNTKDTVAEWVGYLQAQVRRFLSFDGDNAAQMVNNLDWTAPLSAIDFLREVGKHFRVGTMLRKDAVASRLNSDEGISYTEFSYQILQGMDYLQLYRDYGCMLQTGGSDQWGNLTSGTELIRKVEGKSVHALGTPLITNSDGTKFGKSEGNAIWLDAGMCSPYAFYQFWLNTADADVVDRLKVFTFLTRAEIEDVAKAVAERPFAREGQRKLAFEVTSLVHGVEATEKVIAASAALFGNGDLSALDKPTLQAATSELPSATVQVGALGIVDLLVASGLSESKSAARRTVGEGGAYVNNEKVSDPEAVISESELLHGQYLLLRRGKKNLATVEVLVP; encoded by the coding sequence GTGCCAGAACTCAACAGCCTCGAATCGCAACACAACGACCCCACTTTTGCCAACGTCTGGCAGGAACTGAAGTGGCGTGGCCTGGTCCACGTCTCAACTGACGAAGCAGAGCTGGAAAAGCTCCTCGCCGGCGGACCGGTCACGTACTATTGCGGCTTCGATCCCACCGCGCCGAGCCTCCACCTGGGCAACCTGGTCCAGCTGCTCGTCATGCGGCGGCTGCAGCTGGCCGGCCACAAGCCCCTCGGGCTGGTAGGCGGTTCCACGGGCATGATCGGTGACCCCCGCCCCACGGCCGAGCGTACCTTGAACACCAAGGACACCGTTGCTGAATGGGTGGGCTACCTCCAGGCGCAGGTACGCCGGTTCCTCAGCTTCGACGGCGACAATGCTGCGCAGATGGTCAACAACCTGGACTGGACTGCCCCGCTGAGCGCCATCGACTTCCTGCGCGAGGTGGGCAAGCACTTCCGTGTGGGCACCATGCTGCGCAAGGACGCTGTCGCATCGCGGCTGAACTCGGACGAGGGCATCAGCTACACCGAGTTCAGCTACCAGATCCTCCAGGGCATGGACTACCTCCAGCTGTACCGTGACTACGGCTGCATGCTCCAGACCGGCGGCTCCGACCAGTGGGGCAACCTCACCAGCGGTACCGAGCTGATCCGGAAGGTGGAAGGCAAGAGTGTCCATGCGCTGGGTACTCCGCTGATCACCAATTCGGACGGCACCAAGTTCGGTAAGAGCGAGGGAAACGCCATTTGGCTCGACGCCGGCATGTGCAGCCCGTACGCCTTCTACCAGTTCTGGCTCAACACCGCCGATGCCGACGTGGTGGACCGGTTGAAGGTGTTCACGTTCCTGACCCGCGCCGAGATCGAAGACGTTGCCAAGGCAGTGGCCGAGCGCCCGTTTGCCCGGGAGGGCCAGCGGAAGCTTGCTTTCGAAGTGACGTCCCTTGTCCACGGGGTGGAAGCCACCGAGAAGGTCATTGCAGCTTCCGCGGCGCTCTTTGGAAACGGCGACCTGTCCGCGCTGGACAAGCCGACGCTCCAGGCGGCTACCTCGGAGCTTCCTTCGGCGACGGTGCAGGTGGGCGCACTGGGAATCGTCGACCTCTTGGTCGCCTCGGGGCTCTCGGAAAGCAAGTCCGCTGCCCGCCGCACTGTTGGCGAGGGTGGCGCTTACGTCAACAACGAGAAGGTATCCGATCCGGAAGCGGTGATTTCGGAGTCCGAACTGCTGCACGGGCAGTACCTGCTCCTGCGCCGCGGAAAGAAGAACCTGGCCACCGTGGAAGTGCTGGTTCCCTAG